Proteins from a genomic interval of Anomalospiza imberbis isolate Cuckoo-Finch-1a 21T00152 chromosome 18, ASM3175350v1, whole genome shotgun sequence:
- the TBC1D10A gene encoding TBC1 domain family member 10A: MAKSRGGGGPSSPGGRSLAGTRESLADPGGDELSSLGSDSEINGGGPEERRVDKFGFIVGSRGAEGTLEEVPLEVLRQRESKWLDMLNNWDKWMAKKHKKIRLRCQKGIPPSLRGRAWQYLSGSKVKLEQNMGKFDELDLLTGDPKWLDVIERDLHRQFPFHEMFVSRGGHGQQDLFRVLKAYTLYRPEEGYCQAQAPIAAVLLMHMPAEQAFWCLVQICEKYLPGYYSEKLEAIQLDGQILFSLLHKVSPVAYKHLSKQKIDPILYMTEWFMCAFSRTLPWSSVLRVWDMFFCEGVKIIFRVGLVLLKHTLGSSDKLKSCQGQYETMERLRALSPKIMQEAFLVQEVIELPVTERQIEREHLIQLKKWREAHGELQCKSPPRLHGAKAISEAEPAPRKALEPVPSIVVSPGPAPVPKARKSKEKSREKSPASPANGPGAEGNGAPGTTRELLHPQVSPHHQSKESLSSRESEDTYL; encoded by the exons ATGGCCAAGAgccgcgggggcggcgggcccAGCTCGCCCGGCGGGCGCAGCCTGGCGGGCACCCGCGAGAGCCTCGCCGACCCTGGCGGCGATGAGCTTAGTTCGCTCGGCTCCGACTCCGAGATCAACGGCGGCGGCCCCGAGGAGCGGCGCGTCGATAAGTTCGGCTTCATCGTGGGCAGCCGCGGCGCCGAGGGGAC GCTGGAGGAGGTGCCCTTGGAAGTGCTCCGGCAGCGGGAGTCCAAGTGGCTGGATATGCTCAACAACTGGGACAAGTGGATGGCCAAGAAACACAAGAAG ATCCGGCTGCGGTGCCAGAAGGGGATCCCGCCCTCGCTGCGGGGCCGTGCCTGGCAGTACCTCTCTGGGAGCAAGGTCAAGCTGGAGCAGAACATGGGCAAGTTTGAT GAACTGGACCTCCTCACAGGAGATCCGAAGTGGCTGGACGTGATCGAGCGGGATCTCCATCGGCAGTTCCCCTTCCATGAGATGTTCGTCTCCCGTGGAGGCCATGG gcagcaggaccTGTTCCGGGTGCTGAAGGCGTACACGCTGTACCGCCCGGAGGAGGGGTACTGCCAGGCCCAGGCGCCCATCGCCGCCGTCCTGCTCATGCACATGCCGGCCGAG CAAGCGTTCTGGTGCTTGGTGCAGATCTGTGAGAAGTACCTCCCTGGCTACTACAGCGAGAAATTG gaagCCATCCAGCTGGACGGACAGATCCTCTTCTCACTGCTGCACAAGGTCTCCCCTGTGGCCTACAAGCACCTGAGCAAGCAGAAGATCGACCCCATCCTGTACATGACAGAGTGGTTCATGTGCGCCTTCTCCCGCACGCTGCCCTGGAGCTCCGTCCTGCGCGTCTGGGACATGTTCTTCTGTGAAG GAGTGAAGATCATCTTCCGGGTGGGCCTGGTGCTACTCAAACACACCCTGGGCTCCTCGGACAAGCTCAAATCCTGCCAGGGCCAGTATGAGACCATGGAGAGGCTGAGGGCCCTCAGCCCCAAAATCATGCAGGAGGCCTTCCTGGTGCAGGAG GTCATCGAGCTGCCGGTGACGGAGCGTCAGATCGAGCGGGAGCACCTGATCCAGCTGAAGAAGTGGCGGGAGGCGCACGGAGAGCTGCAGTGCAAGTCCCCCCCGCGCCTGCACGGCGCCAAGGCCATCAGCGAGGCGGAGCCCGCGCCGCGCAAGGCACTGGAGCCCGTCCCTTCCATCGTCGTTTCCCCCGGGCCCGCCCCCGTGCCCAAGGCCCGCAAGAGCAAGGAGAAGAGCCGGGAAAAGAGCCC
- the SF3A1 gene encoding splicing factor 3A subunit 1, with protein sequence MPAGPVQAVPPAQPAPPAESKPPEEEPKEEAAPAKPVVGIIYPPPEVRNIVDKTASFVARNGPEFEARIRQNEINNPKFNFLNPNDPYHAYYRHKVSEFKEGKAQEPSAAIPKVMQQQQSAQQQLPQKVQAQVIQETVVPKEPPPEFEFIADPPSISAFDLDVVKLTAQFVARNGRQFLTQLMQKEQRNYQFDFLRPQHSLFNYFTKLVEQYTKILIPPKGLLLKLKKEAENPKEVLDQVYYRVEWAKFQERERKKEEEEKEKERVAYAQIDWHDFVVVETVDFQPNEQGNFPPPTTPEELGARILIQERYEKFGESEEVEMEVESDEEDEKQEKTDEPPAQLDQDTQVQDMDEGSDDEDEGQKVPPPPETPMPPPLPPTPDQVIVRKDYDPKASKPLPPAPAPDEYLVSPITGEKIPASKMQEHMRIGLLDPRWLEQRDRSIREKQSDDEVYAPGLDIESSLKQLAERRTDIFGVEETAIGKKIGEEEIQKPEEKVTWDGHSGSMARTQQAAQANITLQEQIEAIHKAKGLVPEDDSKEKIGPSKPNEIPQPPPPSSASNPPASAQPITSVPRPPTMPPPVRAAVVSAVPVMPRPPMTSVVRLPPGSVIATPMPPIIHTPRINVVPMPPSAPPIMSPRPPPMIVPTAFVPAPPVAPVPSPAPMPPVHPPPPMEDEPVSKKLKSEDSLIPEEEFLRRNKGPVTVKVQVPNMQDKTEWKLNGQVLVFTLPLSDQVSVIKVKIHEATGMPAGKQKLQYEGIFIKDSNSLAYYNMTSGSLIHLALKERGGRKK encoded by the exons ATGCCCGCCGGACCCGTGCAGGCTGTGCCGCCGGCGCagcccgcgccccccgccgaGAGCAAACCG CCAGAAGAGGAGCCTAAAGAGGAAGCAGCACCAGCCAAGCCTGTGGTGGGAATTATTTACCCTCCTCCAGAGGTCAGGAATATTGTGGACAAGACTGCCAGCTTTGTAGCCAG AAATGGTCCAGAATTTGAAGCCCGAATTCGTCAGAATGAAATAAATAACCCCAAGTTCAACTTCCTGAACCCCAACGACCCTTACCATGCCTACTACCGGCACAAGGTCAGCGAGTTCAAGGAGGGCAAAGCCCAGGAGCCCTCGGCTGCCATCCCCAAGgtcatgcagcagcagcagagtgcccagcagcagctcccacagaaG GTGCAGGCCCAGGTGATCCAGGAGACCGTGGTTCCCAAGGAGCCCCCGCCCGAGTTCGAGTTCATCGCAGACCCTCCGTCCATCTCGGCCTTCGACCTGGATGTGGTGAAGCTCACAGCGCAGTTCGTGGCCCGCAACGGGAGGCAGTTCCTCACGCAGCTCATGCAGAAGGAGCAGAGGAATTACCAGTTTGATTTCCTtcgcccccagcacagcctgttCAACTACTTCACCAAGCTGGTGGAGCAGTACACAAAG ATCTTGATCCCACCAAAGGGCTTACTCCTCAAGCTCAAGAAGGAGGCTGAAAATCCCAAGGAAGTCCTGGATCAG GTCTACTACAGAGTGGAGTGGGCCAAGTTCCAGGAGcgagagagaaagaaagaagaggaggagaaggagaaggagcgTGTTGCTTATGCCCAGATTGACTGGCATGACTTTGTGGTTGTGGAAACAGTTGACTTCCAGCCCAACGAGCAAG GGAATTTCCCTCCTCCCACCACTCCAGAAGAGCTGGGAGCTCGAATCCTGATCCAGGAGCGTTATGAGAAGTTTGGGGAAAGTGAGGAGGTGGAGATGGAGGTGGAATcagatgaggaagatgaaaagcaagaaaaaacagatgagcctccagcccagctggatCAAGACACACAAGTGCAGGATATGGATGAG GGGTCAGATGATGAGGATGAAGGTCAGAAggttcctcctcctccagaaACCCCGATGCCACCCCCACTCCCTCCCACACCAGATCAGGTCATTGTGCGGAAAGATTATGATCCCAAAG CCTCAAAGCCGTTACCACCCGCCCCGGCTCCGGATGAGTACCTGGTGTCTCCCATCACTGGAGAAAAGATCCCTGCCAGTAAAATGCAGGAGCACATGAGGATTGGGCTCCTGGATccccggtggctggagcagcgggatCGATCCATCCGGGAGAAGCAGAGTGATGACGAGGTGTATGCCCCAG gtttggatattgaGAGCAGCCTGAAACAGCTGGCAGAGCGTCGTACTGATATCTTTGGTGTAGAAGAGACTGCCATTGGTAAAAAGATTGGTGAAGAAGAGATCCAGAAACCAGAGGAAAAG GTGACCTGGGATGGCCACTCAGGCAGCATGGCCCGCACACAGCAGGCTGCTCAGGCCAATATCACTCTGCAAGAGCAAATTGAAGCCATCCATAAGGCCAAGGGACTGGTGCCAGAGGATGACAGCAAGGAGAAGATCGGGCCCAGCAAACCCAATGAGATACCCCAGCcaccccctccctcctcagcctccaacccccctgccagcGCCCAGCCCATCACGTCTGTACCTCGTCCACCCACC ATGCCTCCTCCCGTCCGCGCCGCCGTGGTTTCTGCAGTGCCGGTCATGCCTCGTCCCCCCATGACGTCCGTGGTCCGGCTGCCCCCGGGATCCGTCATAGCCACCCCCATGCCTCCCATCATCCACACCCCACGCATCAACGTGGTGCCCATGCCCCCCTCAGCTCCCCCTATCATgagcccccgcccgccccccaTGATCGTCCCCACAG CCTTTGTCCCTGCTCCTCCCGTGGCTCCGGTCCCGTCCCCGGCACCGATGCCTCCCGTCCACCCCCCACCACCCATGGAGGATGAGCCAGTCTCCAAGAAACTGAAGAGTGAGGACAGCCTGATTCCAGAGGAGGAATTTCTGCGCAGGAACAAG GGCCCGGTCACGGTCAAAGTCCAGGTTCCCAACATGCAGGACAAGACGGAATGGAAGCTGAATGGCCAAGTGCTGGTGTTCACCCTGCCCCTCTCAGACCAG GTGTCTGTTATAAAGGTTAAGATCCACGAGGCCACAGGGATGccagctggaaagcagaagCTGCAGTATGAG GGCATCTTCATCAAGGATTCCAACTCCCTGGCTTATTACAACATGACAAGCGGCTCTCTGATTCACCTGGCACTCAAAGAGAGAGGAGGCAGGAAGAAATAG
- the LOC137484971 gene encoding coiled-coil domain-containing protein 157-like yields the protein MAHLLGHRGCMESLRADLRDLQAAIADVCSRAGAVRFPSWKFPDKVSCELDMPLLLQRYRHSDSEPELSQHAHVVLLELLIDR from the coding sequence ATGGCGCACCTCCTGGGCCACCGCGGCTGCATGGAGAGCCTGCGGGCCGACCTGCGGGACCTGCAGGCCGCCATCGCCGACGTGTGCTCCCGGGCCGGCGCCGTGCGCTTCCCCTCCTGGAAGTTCCCCGACAAGGTGTCCTGCGAGCTGGACAtgccgctgctgctgcagcgCTACAGGCACAGCGACAGCGAGCCCGAGTTGAGCCAGCACGCACAcgtggtgctgctggagctgctcattGACAGGTGA
- the LOC137484965 gene encoding coiled-coil domain-containing protein 157-like, with protein sequence MQTPGSPLGSCDTCSSAQASLHEVGRAITSICQSQNIPSALSKFQVVLEDSSGRRNLSATDMSYWASEQSKDLSRINKHLQGLLQQVNPMKAELEEMGRQKDKLQKQVEDFSRKLQAEKDTQAEQQKKAEEGLKAKEKEHSEAVAKLEQDKDDLRRGAALLEEQLSALKEELAVKQVAVQELELSKTTLLEEMRTTMVARSQVLELEEKVQVLTGQRNSLEQELSATSMQLEKEKVRVESMFRHQESLQAKQRNLLQQLDSLDREREELQASLAEAEEDKAQLAEQLEQSQEQSGKQLQAQQELLDTLQQEKLALEQSILELQANTSRLEEQAQELRERERLLVFFPDLHIPTETQFESSRNFTEDMESQLQANKIRIEVLERENVQLEALLAKVKAAAKQGVLKLVPQAQLGSQLHREASRQDIGRLSSGSSRDSTGMPGCIDKAWHRAPSSQHSKKLRAEPTSQAKPGLTLPVQRLGLGLPSHHTGARRK encoded by the exons ATGCAGACCCCGGGGTCACCCCTGGGCTCCTGTGACACCTGCTCCAGCGCCCAGGCCAGCCTCCACGAGGTGGGCAGAGCCATCACCAGCATCTGCCAGAGCCAGAACATCCCTTCAGCTCTCAGCAAATTCCAGGTGGTGCTGGAGGACAGCTCAGGGAGAAGGAACCTCTCTGCAACAGACATGAGCTACTGGGCCTCGGAGCAGAGCAAGGACCTCTCCCGGATCAACAAAcacctccaggggctgctgcagcaggtgaACCCCATGAAGGCTGAGCTGGAAGAGATGGGCAGACAGAAGGACAAGCTGCAGAAACAGGTTGAGGACTTTTCCAGGAAGCTGCAGGCAGAGAAGGACAcccaagcagagcagcagaagaaggCTGAGGAGGGCCTGAAAGCCAAGGAAAAGGAGCATTCCGAGGCTGTGGCCAAGCTGGAGCAGGACAAGGATGACCTCCGGAGAG gagctgctctgctggaggAGCAACTCTCGGCCCTGAaggaggagctggcagtgaagcaggtggctgtgcaggagctgg AGCTCTCCAAGACCACCTTGCTGGAGGAGATGAGGACCACCATGGTGGCCCGGAGCCAGGTGCTGGAGTTGGAGGAGAAGGTGCAGGTGCTCACAGGCCAGAGGaacagcctggagcaggagctgagtgccaccagcatgcagctggagaaggagaaggtcCGTGTGGAGAGCATGTTCCGGCACCAGGAG TCCCTGCAGGCCAAGCAGAGGaatctgctgcagcagctggacagCCTGGACCGGGAGCgtgaggagctgcaggccagcctggcagaggctgaggaggacaaggcccagctggctgagcagctggagcagagccaggagcagagtgggaaacagctccaggcacagcag gagctgctggacacactgcagcaggagaagctggCACTGGAGCAATccatcctggagctgcaggcaaACACATCCCGGCTGGAGGAACAGgcacaggagctgagggagcGGGAAAGGCTCCTGGTGTTCTTCCCCGATCTCCACATCCCCACTGAGACGCAGTTTGAGA GCAGCAGGAACTTTACAGAGGACATGGAGAGTCAGCTCCAGGCCAACAAGATCCGGATCGAGGTGCTGGAGCGGGAGAACGTGCAGCTCGAGGCTCTGCTCGCCAAGGTGAAGGCAGCAGCCAAGCAGGGCGTGCTCAAG cTCGTCCCACAGGCCCAGCTGGGGtcccagctccacagggagGCCAGCAGGCAGGACATTGG ACGGCTCAGCAgcgggagcagcagggacagcacagggatGCCAGGATGCATTGACAAGGCCTGGCATAGAgctcccagcagccagcactcCAAGAAACTCCGAGCAGAGCCCACATCCCAGGCCAAACCCGGCCTGACTCTCCCAGTGCAACGCCTGGGGCTTGGCCTCCCCTCACACCACACCGGGGCTCGCCGCAAATAA